From Kiritimatiellales bacterium, a single genomic window includes:
- the tkt gene encoding transketolase, translating into MDIKLVANTIRGLSMDGVQAANSGHPGLPLGMADIAAVLWTQFLKHNPKNPHWPDRDRFILSAGHGSMLIYSLLHLAGYDLPMDELKKFRQWGSKTPGHPEFGHTVGIETTTGPLGQGCGNAVGMAIAEQMLAKRFNSKDHKLVDHFTYVFASEGEFMEGVSHEVFSMAGNLGLGKLIVFYDENFISIEGDTRITYTDDVKKRMQAYGWHVQQIDGHNYEEIAAATAAAQAQTKKPSVIICRTTIACGSPNKAGTHEAHGAPLGEEEIAFTKANLGISPEKFFVPPEVYAAFAEAAQKGAATEAGWNSIFAAFEQAKPKKAAEWRAGLSGELPKNLMKKIGDFDAGKSIATRAASGKVLQDLAKAIPYLVGGSADLAPSNNTYLNGMGDIGRRSFKGRNFHFGVRELGMGAIMNGVQLHGGFRIFGATFHVFADFVRPAMRLAALMNQPVIYVYTHDSFYVGEDGPTHQPVETTMSLRIIPNMTVIRPSDATETKAAWVAALENKTGPTALLLTRQNLPVFDRSEFAPAENLRKGAYVIWENSKTDHDMIMIASGSEVSIAVDAGKKLAGEGKNVRIVSFPSWELFEAQSAEYKNSVLPPENTSRLVIEAGVTSGWEKYSAGGKIIGINHFGASGPAGVLAKEFGFTVDNVYSTAKQMLN; encoded by the coding sequence ATGGATATCAAACTGGTTGCCAATACAATTCGCGGACTTTCAATGGACGGCGTTCAGGCTGCGAACTCCGGACACCCCGGTCTGCCGCTCGGCATGGCTGATATCGCCGCTGTTCTCTGGACACAGTTTCTAAAACATAATCCGAAAAATCCGCACTGGCCGGATCGCGACCGCTTCATCCTTTCCGCCGGTCACGGCTCGATGCTCATCTACAGTCTGCTCCATCTCGCCGGTTATGATCTGCCGATGGATGAATTAAAAAAATTCCGGCAGTGGGGCAGTAAAACGCCGGGGCATCCGGAATTTGGACACACCGTCGGCATTGAAACCACTACCGGTCCGCTCGGACAGGGTTGCGGCAACGCGGTTGGAATGGCCATTGCCGAACAGATGCTCGCTAAGCGTTTTAACAGCAAAGATCATAAACTCGTCGATCATTTCACTTACGTTTTCGCCAGTGAAGGCGAATTTATGGAAGGTGTTTCGCACGAAGTATTCTCCATGGCGGGTAATCTCGGCCTCGGCAAACTGATTGTGTTCTACGATGAAAACTTTATTTCTATTGAAGGCGATACGCGCATTACGTACACCGACGATGTAAAAAAACGGATGCAGGCCTACGGCTGGCACGTTCAGCAAATCGACGGACATAACTATGAGGAAATCGCCGCTGCTACCGCAGCGGCACAGGCGCAGACAAAAAAACCGTCCGTGATCATCTGCCGCACGACCATCGCCTGCGGATCGCCGAATAAAGCCGGTACGCACGAAGCGCACGGCGCGCCGCTTGGTGAAGAAGAAATTGCATTCACTAAAGCCAATCTCGGCATATCGCCGGAAAAATTCTTTGTGCCGCCGGAAGTTTATGCCGCATTCGCTGAGGCCGCACAAAAAGGCGCTGCCACCGAAGCCGGCTGGAATTCAATTTTCGCAGCTTTTGAACAGGCGAAACCGAAAAAAGCGGCCGAGTGGCGTGCCGGTTTATCCGGCGAACTGCCGAAGAATCTGATGAAAAAAATCGGTGACTTTGACGCCGGTAAATCCATTGCTACGCGCGCTGCCTCGGGCAAAGTTCTGCAGGATTTAGCTAAAGCAATCCCGTATCTCGTCGGCGGTTCTGCTGACCTCGCACCGAGCAATAACACCTATTTGAACGGCATGGGCGATATCGGCAGAAGGTCATTTAAAGGCCGTAACTTCCACTTCGGTGTGCGTGAACTTGGAATGGGTGCAATTATGAACGGCGTCCAGCTGCATGGCGGATTCCGGATTTTCGGCGCAACGTTTCATGTTTTTGCCGATTTTGTCCGTCCGGCAATGCGGCTCGCCGCGCTGATGAATCAGCCGGTGATTTATGTCTATACGCATGACAGTTTTTATGTTGGTGAAGATGGCCCGACACATCAGCCGGTAGAAACAACCATGAGCCTGCGCATTATTCCGAATATGACGGTGATTCGCCCGTCTGACGCCACGGAGACAAAAGCTGCCTGGGTCGCCGCGCTCGAAAACAAAACCGGTCCGACCGCCCTGCTCCTTACGCGTCAGAATTTGCCGGTCTTCGACCGCAGCGAATTTGCGCCGGCAGAAAATCTGCGGAAAGGCGCATACGTTATTTGGGAAAATTCTAAAACCGATCACGACATGATTATGATCGCCAGTGGTTCCGAAGTTTCGATTGCCGTTGATGCCGGCAAAAAACTGGCCGGTGAAGGTAAAAACGTCCGTATTGTCAGCTTTCCGAGCTGGGAACTTTTCGAAGCTCAGAGTGCCGAGTATAAAAATTCAGTTCTGCCGCCGGAAAATACCAGCCGGCTTGTTATCGAAGCCGGCGTAACCAGCGGCTGGGAAAAATATTCCGCCGGCGGAAAAATTATTGGCATTAACCATTTCGGAGCATCCGGCCCCGCCGGGGTTCTTGCCAAAGAATTCGGTTTCACCGTCGATAATGTTTACAGCACCGCGAAGCAGATGCTGAATTAG
- a CDS encoding PHP domain-containing protein translates to MIDLHLHSIFSDGTNTPEELIELASAAGLYAAALTDHDTTAGQKRFAAAAQRVSIKTVTGIELSADFGAVPLHILGYDFELQNAELQTALEFICIARAERNEQILSNLNRLGYELTMSDMQKLAGDKMIGRPHFAAALVNAGHFKTIKKVFMQLLGKGRAAYAERQRFPPEQCIELIRNAGGFPVIAHPGQMDISSGALRRLIERLLPHGLAGLEVWHASHKESQSAAFLQLSKKYNLIATGGSDFHGKHTPYIKIGTGYGTLSVPDEIFSLFSHRSKV, encoded by the coding sequence GTGATTGATCTGCATCTCCATTCTATTTTTTCCGATGGCACGAATACGCCGGAAGAACTGATTGAATTGGCATCCGCTGCCGGTTTATACGCGGCAGCCCTGACGGATCATGATACGACTGCCGGACAGAAGCGCTTTGCCGCTGCGGCGCAGCGCGTTTCTATCAAAACCGTTACGGGAATTGAATTAAGCGCTGATTTCGGTGCGGTGCCGCTGCATATTCTTGGTTATGACTTTGAGTTGCAGAATGCTGAACTGCAAACTGCACTCGAATTCATTTGCATCGCGCGGGCGGAACGCAACGAACAGATTCTTAGCAACCTCAACCGTCTCGGTTACGAGCTGACAATGAGTGATATGCAAAAACTTGCCGGCGATAAGATGATCGGCCGGCCTCATTTCGCTGCCGCACTGGTTAACGCCGGCCATTTTAAAACCATAAAAAAAGTTTTTATGCAGCTGCTCGGAAAAGGACGGGCGGCGTATGCTGAGCGGCAGCGGTTTCCGCCGGAACAGTGTATTGAATTAATTCGCAACGCCGGTGGATTTCCAGTGATTGCGCATCCGGGACAGATGGATATTTCCAGCGGTGCGCTCCGGCGGTTAATTGAACGGCTTTTGCCGCATGGACTCGCCGGACTGGAAGTCTGGCATGCATCGCATAAAGAATCGCAGTCTGCTGCATTTTTACAGCTGAGTAAAAAATATAATTTAATTGCCACCGGCGGCAGCGACTTTCACGGTAAACATACGCCGTATATAAAAATCGGCACCGGTTATGGCACTCTCAGTGTACCGGATGAAATATTTTCTTTATTCAGTCACAGGTCGAAGGTCTGA
- a CDS encoding MFS transporter — protein MNQPAHGLSDAQIRKGLRINIFAAGIGIFWFATINGLPLIMILEALGATGVMIGMISMLNQAAMLIQIPAALIADRLTYRKPFWMSTSGLARLIWIIPALLLFLPLSKLTIAGVALITVGISALLTQSSSPCWWSWMADMIPDERRNRFWSLRQGTCMTGMLITFALCGWFFDLFPAGAQTGFGIFLFAAAIFGTVEILLYYNVAEPAVRKVPKGIPIRHRILAPLKNRNFRNFTLLLAVWLFGVGLVGPFAMVYLRQEFDTPYTGLAVIQISIQLGSVIAAFGSVALIRRFGIRNFGILTTALAPLTSIAWFFISTAPAAYGLPQYLILITLNSLFNGSVFASLGVYQVNMLTAIVPRNGRTTAMAMHWSIAGIFSALAPIIAGAIKDGLAGCKIALTLSGDVNCSFYHVLLILHAGLIWSIALPLARSIDRDTDVRLGKTLTHIFIINPLRMTRDFYGFNGAVLSAIGSKTRKTIIQSATKTRRTIRKIMRDSSHHNLPPEV, from the coding sequence ATGAATCAACCGGCACATGGACTTTCTGACGCTCAAATTCGCAAAGGATTACGGATCAATATTTTTGCGGCCGGCATCGGTATCTTCTGGTTCGCAACGATCAACGGCCTGCCGCTGATTATGATTCTTGAAGCGCTCGGCGCAACCGGCGTGATGATCGGCATGATTTCCATGCTGAATCAGGCAGCCATGCTGATTCAAATTCCGGCGGCGCTGATTGCCGACCGCCTCACATACCGCAAACCGTTCTGGATGAGCACATCGGGACTGGCTCGTCTGATCTGGATTATTCCGGCGCTGCTGCTCTTTTTACCGCTGAGCAAACTTACAATCGCCGGCGTTGCGCTGATTACCGTCGGCATCAGCGCCCTCCTCACGCAATCCAGCTCACCGTGCTGGTGGAGCTGGATGGCGGATATGATTCCCGACGAACGGCGCAACCGTTTCTGGAGTTTGCGCCAGGGCACCTGTATGACGGGAATGCTGATTACATTTGCATTGTGCGGCTGGTTTTTCGATCTGTTTCCCGCCGGCGCGCAAACCGGATTCGGCATCTTTCTTTTCGCTGCCGCAATTTTCGGCACGGTGGAAATTCTGCTCTACTATAACGTCGCCGAACCGGCGGTACGCAAAGTTCCGAAAGGCATCCCGATCCGCCACCGGATTCTTGCGCCGCTGAAAAACCGTAACTTCCGCAATTTTACACTGCTGCTCGCTGTCTGGCTCTTCGGCGTCGGACTCGTCGGCCCGTTCGCGATGGTGTATCTGCGGCAGGAGTTTGACACACCGTACACCGGACTTGCCGTCATTCAAATTTCAATCCAGCTCGGTTCCGTCATTGCCGCATTCGGTTCCGTGGCATTAATCCGGCGCTTCGGCATCCGCAACTTCGGCATTTTAACGACGGCGCTCGCACCGCTCACAAGTATTGCGTGGTTCTTCATTTCCACCGCACCCGCCGCATACGGTCTGCCGCAATATTTAATTCTGATCACACTCAACTCGCTCTTCAACGGCAGCGTGTTCGCATCGCTCGGCGTCTATCAGGTCAACATGCTCACCGCCATTGTTCCGCGCAATGGACGTACCACCGCGATGGCGATGCACTGGAGCATTGCCGGAATATTTTCCGCACTCGCGCCCATCATCGCCGGCGCAATTAAAGATGGACTCGCCGGCTGCAAAATTGCACTCACTCTTTCCGGCGATGTCAATTGTTCCTTCTATCACGTTCTGCTCATTCTGCACGCCGGACTCATCTGGTCGATCGCGTTGCCGCTCGCCCGCAGTATCGATCGCGATACCGACGTACGCCTTGGCAAGACTCTCACGCATATTTTCATTATCAACCCGCTGCGCATGACGCGCGACTTCTACGGATTTAACGGCGCAGTACTCTCTGCAATCGGCAGCAAGACCAGGAAAACTATCATCCAGTCTGCAACCAAAACACGACGCACCATCCGGAAAATTATGCGCGACAGCTCGCATCATAATCTGCCGCCGGAAGTGTAA